In one Pseudomonas sp. SCA2728.1_7 genomic region, the following are encoded:
- a CDS encoding flagellar basal body rod protein FlgF translates to MDKYLYVAMTGASQNALAQKAHANNLANISTNGFQRDLEQARSMPVFGDSFPARAFAMSERPATDFTPGSLVQTGRDLDVAVTGNGFIAVQNPNGGESYVRTGSLNVDALGVLRAGNGMPVIGNGGPIAVPPEQQIEVGEDGTISIRAMGEGPRVMAEVDRIKLVNPDIKNMNKGLDGSIYTKDGQPAPADANVKLVSGFLESSNVNAVEEMTSVLALAKQFELHVKMMNTAKDDDQAMARVLQIS, encoded by the coding sequence GTGGACAAGTACCTTTATGTGGCAATGACCGGCGCCAGCCAGAACGCACTGGCGCAGAAGGCTCATGCCAACAACCTGGCGAACATCTCCACCAACGGTTTTCAGCGCGACCTGGAGCAGGCGCGTTCGATGCCGGTGTTCGGTGACAGCTTTCCGGCGCGTGCGTTTGCCATGAGCGAACGGCCCGCCACTGATTTCACCCCAGGCTCGCTGGTGCAGACCGGTCGTGACCTCGACGTCGCGGTGACCGGCAACGGTTTCATTGCCGTGCAGAACCCGAACGGCGGCGAAAGCTACGTGCGCACTGGCAGCCTCAACGTTGACGCCCTCGGCGTGCTGCGCGCCGGCAACGGCATGCCGGTGATCGGCAATGGCGGCCCGATCGCCGTGCCGCCCGAGCAGCAGATTGAAGTCGGTGAAGACGGCACCATCAGTATTCGTGCAATGGGCGAAGGCCCGCGCGTCATGGCGGAAGTCGACCGGATCAAACTGGTCAACCCGGACATCAAGAACATGAACAAGGGCCTCGACGGCTCGATCTACACCAAGGACGGCCAGCCGGCGCCGGCCGATGCCAACGTCAAACTGGTGTCGGGTTTCCTTGAGTCGAGCAACGTCAACGCCGTTGAAGAGATGACCTCGGTGCTGGCCTTGGCCAAGCAGTTCGAGTTGCACGTCAAGATGATGAACACCGCCAAAGACGACGACCAGGCCATGGCTCGGGTCTTGCAGATCAGCTAA
- a CDS encoding sigma-54-dependent transcriptional regulator — translation MRIKVHCQNRIGILRDILNLLVAYGINVARGEVGGEHGNAIYLHCPNLINIQFQALRPKFEAIAGVFGVKRVGLMPSERRHMELNALLGALEFPVLSIDMGGSIVAANRAAAQLLGVRVDEVPGIPLSRYAEDFDLPELVRANKSRINGMRVKVKGDVFLADIAPLQSEHDDSEAMAGAVLTLHRADRVGERIYNVRKQELRGFDSIFQSSKVMAAVVREARRMAPLDAPLLIEGETGTGKELLARACHLASPRGQSPLMALNCAGLPESMAETELFGYGPGAFEGARAEGKLGLLELTAGGTLFLDGVGEMSPRLQVKLLRFLQDGCFRRVGSDEEVYLDVRVICATQVDLSELCARGEFRQDLYHRLNVLSLHIPPLRECLDGLTPLVEHFLDQASRQIGCSLPKLAPAAMDRLSHYHWPGNVRQLENVLFQAVSLCDGGTVKAEHIRLPDYGVRQPLGDFSLEGGLDEIVGRFEKAVLERLYSEHPSSRQLGKRLGVSHTTIANKLREYEVGKTES, via the coding sequence ATGCGCATCAAAGTCCACTGCCAGAACCGCATCGGCATCCTGCGCGACATCCTCAACCTGCTGGTGGCCTACGGCATTAACGTCGCGCGCGGTGAGGTCGGTGGCGAGCACGGCAATGCGATCTACCTGCACTGCCCGAATCTGATCAATATCCAGTTCCAGGCGCTGCGACCGAAATTCGAGGCGATCGCTGGGGTGTTCGGCGTCAAGCGGGTAGGGCTGATGCCCAGCGAGCGCCGGCACATGGAGCTGAACGCCTTGCTCGGCGCGCTGGAGTTTCCGGTGCTGTCGATCGACATGGGTGGCTCGATCGTCGCCGCCAACCGCGCGGCGGCGCAGTTGCTCGGTGTGCGCGTCGATGAAGTGCCGGGGATTCCGCTGTCGCGCTACGCCGAGGATTTCGACTTGCCAGAGCTGGTGCGCGCCAACAAATCGCGAATCAACGGCATGCGGGTCAAGGTTAAGGGCGACGTCTTTCTCGCCGATATCGCGCCGCTGCAATCGGAGCATGACGACAGCGAAGCCATGGCTGGCGCGGTGCTGACCTTGCATCGCGCCGACCGCGTAGGCGAGCGCATCTACAACGTGCGCAAGCAGGAGCTGCGTGGCTTCGACAGCATCTTCCAGAGCTCCAAAGTCATGGCCGCCGTGGTGCGTGAAGCGCGGCGTATGGCCCCGCTCGATGCACCGCTGTTGATTGAAGGCGAAACCGGCACCGGCAAGGAATTGCTCGCGCGTGCTTGCCACCTCGCCAGCCCGCGCGGGCAGTCGCCGCTGATGGCGCTCAACTGCGCAGGCCTGCCTGAGTCGATGGCCGAGACCGAGCTGTTCGGCTACGGCCCCGGCGCTTTTGAAGGGGCGCGGGCCGAAGGCAAGCTCGGCCTGCTGGAGCTGACGGCGGGCGGCACGCTGTTTCTCGATGGTGTTGGCGAAATGAGCCCGCGCTTGCAGGTGAAGTTGCTGCGCTTTCTACAGGACGGTTGTTTCCGTCGCGTTGGCAGTGATGAAGAGGTTTACCTGGATGTGCGGGTGATCTGCGCCACGCAGGTCGACTTGTCGGAGCTGTGCGCGCGGGGCGAGTTTCGCCAGGATTTGTATCACCGCTTGAACGTGCTCTCCCTGCATATCCCGCCGTTGCGCGAATGCCTCGACGGACTGACGCCGCTGGTCGAGCACTTTCTCGATCAGGCCAGTCGGCAGATCGGTTGCTCGCTGCCGAAACTGGCACCGGCAGCGATGGATCGGCTCAGTCATTACCACTGGCCGGGCAACGTGCGGCAACTGGAGAACGTGCTGTTCCAGGCGGTTTCCCTGTGCGATGGCGGCACGGTGAAGGCCGAGCATATTCGGCTGCCGGATTACGGCGTGCGTCAGCCACTTGGCGATTTTTCGCTGGAGGGGGGGCTGGACGAGATTGTTGGCCGCTTCGAGAAAGCGGTGCTGGAGCGGTTGTATTCCGAGCATCCGAGCAGTCGGCAGTTGGGTAAGCGGTTGGGGGTTTCGCACACCACCATTGCCAACAAGCTGCGTGAATATGAAGTCGGCAAAACCGAGTCGTAG
- the phhA gene encoding phenylalanine 4-monooxygenase yields MKQTQYVAREPDAQGFIDYPAEEHAVWNTLITRQLKVIEGRACQEYLDGIEKLGLPHDRIPQLGEINKVLGETTGWQVARVPALIPFQTFFELLASKQFPVATFIRTREELDYLQEPDIFHEIFGHCPLLTNPYFAEFTHTYGKLGLQATKEERVYLARLYWMTIEFGLVDTPQGKRIYGGGILSSPKETVYSLSDEPEHQAFDPLEAMRTPYRIDILQPLYFVLPNLKRLFDVAHEDIMAMVRQGMQLGLHAPKFPPKPKAA; encoded by the coding sequence ATGAAGCAGACGCAATACGTGGCCCGCGAGCCCGATGCGCAAGGTTTTATCGACTACCCCGCCGAAGAACACGCGGTGTGGAACACGCTGATCACTCGCCAGTTGAAAGTGATTGAAGGGCGTGCCTGCCAGGAGTACCTGGACGGTATCGAAAAACTCGGACTGCCCCACGACCGCATTCCGCAACTCGGCGAGATCAACAAGGTGCTCGGCGAGACCACCGGTTGGCAGGTCGCCCGCGTTCCGGCACTGATTCCCTTCCAGACGTTTTTTGAACTGCTGGCCAGCAAGCAATTTCCGGTCGCGACCTTTATTCGTACCCGCGAAGAGCTGGACTACCTGCAAGAGCCGGATATTTTCCACGAGATCTTTGGTCACTGCCCGCTGCTGACCAACCCGTACTTCGCCGAATTCACCCACACCTACGGCAAGCTCGGCCTACAGGCCACCAAGGAAGAACGCGTTTATCTGGCGCGTCTGTACTGGATGACCATCGAGTTCGGCCTGGTCGACACTCCGCAAGGCAAACGCATCTACGGTGGCGGCATCCTGTCCTCGCCGAAAGAAACCGTTTATTCGCTGTCGGACGAGCCTGAACATCAGGCCTTCGACCCGCTCGAAGCCATGCGCACGCCGTATCGCATCGACATCCTGCAACCGCTGTACTTTGTCCTGCCGAACCTCAAGCGCCTGTTCGACGTGGCCCATGAAGACATCATGGCCATGGTTCGCCAAGGCATGCAGCTGGGTCTGCACGCACCGAAATTTCCGCCGAAACCCAAAGCCGCGTGA
- a CDS encoding 4a-hydroxytetrahydrobiopterin dehydratase → MSTLNQAHCEACRADAPQVSDEELPILIKQIPDWNIEVRDSIMQLEKVFLFKNFKYALAFTNAVGEISEAEGHHPGLLTEWGKVTVTWWSHSIKGLHRNDFIMAARTDEVAKTAEGRK, encoded by the coding sequence ATGTCCACTTTGAACCAAGCCCACTGCGAAGCCTGCCGCGCCGATGCACCACAAGTCAGCGACGAAGAACTGCCGATCCTGATCAAGCAGATCCCTGACTGGAACATCGAAGTACGCGACAGCATCATGCAACTGGAGAAGGTCTTCCTGTTCAAGAACTTCAAGTACGCGCTGGCCTTCACCAACGCGGTCGGCGAGATCTCCGAGGCCGAAGGTCATCACCCGGGCCTGCTCACCGAGTGGGGCAAAGTCACCGTGACCTGGTGGAGCCACTCGATCAAAGGCCTGCACCGCAACGACTTCATCATGGCCGCGCGCACTGACGAAGTGGCCAAGACTGCAGAAGGACGCAAGTAA
- a CDS encoding amino acid aminotransferase — MHFDAIGRVPGDPILGLMEAYAQDSNPRKFDLGVGVYKDAQGLTPIPEAVKIAESRLVESQDTKTYIGGHGNPLFGKVINELVLGADSKLIAEQRAGATQTPGGTGALRLAADFIAQCLPGKGVWLSNPTWPIHETIFATAGVKVSHYPYVGSDNRLDVDAMLAVLNEVPKGDVVLLHACCHNPTGFDLSHDDWQRVLDVVRARNLLPLIDFAYQGFGDGLEQDAWSTRLFAAEVPELLITSSCSKNFGLYRDRTGALIVCAKTADKLIDIRSQLANIARNLWSTPPDHGAAVVATILADPELKARWADEVEAMRLRIAQLRSGLVEALEPHGLRERFAHIGVQRGMFSYTGLSPEQVKQLREHHSVYMVSSGRANVAGIDATRLALLAQAIADVSK; from the coding sequence ATGCATTTCGACGCCATCGGCCGGGTACCCGGCGACCCGATCCTCGGTTTGATGGAGGCGTATGCGCAGGACAGCAATCCGCGCAAATTCGACCTGGGCGTTGGCGTCTACAAGGATGCCCAGGGCCTGACGCCGATCCCGGAAGCGGTGAAAATCGCCGAATCGCGACTGGTCGAAAGCCAGGACACCAAGACTTACATCGGCGGCCACGGCAACCCGCTGTTCGGCAAAGTCATCAACGAGTTGGTGCTCGGCGCCGACTCGAAGCTGATCGCCGAACAGCGCGCCGGCGCCACCCAGACCCCGGGCGGCACCGGTGCCCTGCGTCTGGCGGCTGACTTCATTGCTCAGTGCCTGCCGGGCAAAGGCGTGTGGCTGAGCAACCCGACCTGGCCGATCCACGAAACCATTTTCGCGACGGCCGGGGTCAAGGTCAGTCACTACCCATACGTGGGCAGTGACAACCGCCTCGACGTCGACGCCATGCTCGCGGTGCTCAACGAAGTACCGAAAGGTGATGTGGTGCTGCTCCACGCGTGCTGCCACAACCCGACCGGTTTTGACTTGAGCCATGACGACTGGCAGCGCGTGCTCGATGTGGTGCGCGCGCGCAATCTGCTGCCGCTGATCGACTTTGCCTACCAGGGTTTTGGCGACGGTCTGGAGCAGGATGCGTGGTCGACCCGCTTGTTCGCGGCCGAGGTGCCTGAGCTGCTGATCACCAGTTCCTGCTCGAAGAACTTCGGCCTGTACCGCGACCGCACTGGTGCGCTGATCGTCTGCGCGAAAACCGCCGACAAGCTCATCGACATCCGCAGCCAACTGGCCAACATCGCCCGCAACCTGTGGTCGACGCCGCCGGATCACGGTGCTGCGGTGGTCGCGACCATCCTCGCCGATCCAGAACTGAAAGCGCGCTGGGCCGATGAAGTGGAAGCGATGCGCCTGCGGATTGCGCAACTGCGCAGCGGCTTGGTTGAAGCACTGGAACCGCATGGCCTGCGCGAGCGTTTTGCACACATTGGTGTGCAGCGCGGCATGTTCTCTTACACCGGCCTGTCGCCGGAGCAAGTGAAGCAACTGCGCGAGCATCACAGCGTGTACATGGTCAGCTCGGGCCGGGCGAACGTCGCCGGTATCGACGCTACGCGCCTCGCCCTGCTGGCACAAGCCATCGCCGACGTCAGCAAGTAA
- a CDS encoding MFS transporter, which yields MPEPQRPLAVTLQVVSIVLFTFIGYLNIGIPLAVLPGYVHSDLGFGAVIAGLVISVQYLATLLSRPYASKIIDNQGSKRAVMIGLAGCGLSGVFMLISAWTPSMPMLSLISLLIGRLVLGSAESLVGSGSIGWGIGRVGAANTAKVISWNGIASYGALAVGAPFGVWLVGQLGLWSMGVSIILLAALGLLLAWPKTPAPIVAGERLPFMHVLGKVFPHGCGLALGSIGFGTIATFITLYYATQHWDNAVLCLSLFGASFIGARLLFGNLINRLGGFRVAIACLSVETLGLLLLWLAPDAHWALAGAALSGFGFSLVFPALGVEAVNLVPASSRGAAVGAYSLFIDLSLGITGPLAGAIAAGFGFASIFLFAALASLSGLALSVYLYKHTAKYRED from the coding sequence ATGCCAGAACCCCAGCGCCCCCTGGCGGTTACGCTGCAAGTCGTTTCCATCGTCCTCTTCACCTTTATCGGTTACCTGAACATCGGCATTCCGCTCGCGGTGTTGCCGGGTTATGTGCACAGTGATCTGGGCTTTGGTGCGGTGATTGCCGGTCTGGTGATCAGCGTGCAATACCTCGCCACCCTGCTCAGCCGCCCGTATGCCAGCAAGATCATCGACAACCAAGGCAGCAAACGCGCGGTGATGATTGGCCTCGCCGGGTGTGGTTTGAGCGGTGTGTTCATGCTGATTTCGGCGTGGACACCGAGCATGCCGATGCTCAGTTTGATCAGTCTGTTGATCGGCCGTCTGGTACTGGGCAGCGCGGAAAGCCTTGTCGGCTCCGGCTCGATCGGCTGGGGCATTGGCCGGGTCGGCGCAGCAAACACCGCCAAGGTGATTTCCTGGAACGGCATCGCCAGTTACGGCGCACTGGCGGTCGGCGCCCCGTTCGGTGTGTGGCTGGTCGGCCAGTTGGGTCTGTGGAGCATGGGCGTCAGCATCATCCTGCTCGCCGCCCTGGGCCTGTTGCTCGCCTGGCCAAAAACGCCGGCACCGATTGTCGCCGGCGAACGCCTGCCGTTCATGCATGTGCTCGGCAAAGTGTTTCCCCACGGTTGTGGCTTGGCGCTGGGTTCGATCGGCTTCGGCACCATTGCCACCTTCATCACCCTGTATTACGCGACCCAGCATTGGGACAACGCCGTACTGTGCCTGAGCCTGTTCGGCGCCAGCTTCATCGGTGCGCGACTGCTGTTTGGCAACCTGATCAACCGCCTCGGCGGCTTTCGTGTGGCGATTGCCTGTCTGTCGGTGGAAACCCTTGGTCTGCTGCTGTTGTGGCTGGCGCCGGACGCACATTGGGCGCTGGCCGGAGCGGCGTTGAGCGGGTTTGGTTTCTCGCTGGTGTTCCCGGCGCTGGGCGTGGAAGCGGTGAATCTGGTGCCCGCCTCCAGTCGCGGCGCAGCCGTCGGCGCTTACTCGCTGTTCATCGACTTGTCGCTGGGGATCACCGGGCCATTGGCCGGGGCGATTGCCGCGGGATTCGGTTTTGCCTCGATCTTCCTCTTCGCTGCCCTCGCCTCGCTAAGCGGATTGGCACTGAGCGTGTATCTGTACAAGCACACCGCCAAGTATCGCGAAGACTAG
- the arfB gene encoding alternative ribosome rescue aminoacyl-tRNA hydrolase ArfB — protein sequence MLVISNNVHLPDAEIELTAIRAQGAGGQNVNKVSSAMHLRFDIPASSLPEFYKERLLALRDSRITSDGVLIIKAQQYRTQEANRADALERLVELILSATKVEKKRRPTKPTLGSKKRRLESKTKRGSIKAGRGKVDF from the coding sequence ATGCTGGTGATTTCCAACAACGTGCATCTGCCGGATGCCGAGATCGAACTGACCGCCATCCGCGCGCAAGGCGCCGGTGGGCAGAACGTCAACAAGGTCTCCAGCGCCATGCACTTGCGCTTTGACATTCCGGCCTCGTCGTTGCCGGAGTTCTACAAGGAGCGGCTGCTGGCGCTGCGTGACAGTCGCATCACCAGCGACGGCGTGTTGATCATCAAGGCGCAGCAATACCGCACGCAGGAAGCCAACCGCGCCGATGCGCTGGAGCGTCTGGTCGAGCTGATTCTCAGCGCGACCAAAGTCGAAAAGAAACGCCGTCCGACCAAACCGACCCTCGGCTCAAAGAAGCGCCGACTCGAATCGAAAACCAAGCGCGGCAGTATCAAGGCCGGGCGCGGCAAAGTGGATTTCTAG
- a CDS encoding PAAR domain-containing protein: MKDAIRLGDSTTHGGKVLEAFSQTDLNGKPIAGVGHKVSCPLCKGIFPIAEGSSTYTVDGTPIALDGMKTACGAALIASGPKGAVIS; the protein is encoded by the coding sequence ATGAAAGACGCAATTCGCTTGGGCGACTCCACCACGCACGGTGGCAAAGTCCTCGAAGCCTTCTCCCAGACCGACCTAAACGGCAAGCCGATTGCCGGGGTCGGTCACAAGGTCAGTTGCCCATTGTGCAAAGGGATTTTCCCGATTGCCGAGGGCAGCAGCACCTACACCGTCGATGGCACCCCCATCGCACTGGACGGCATGAAAACCGCCTGCGGCGCCGCACTGATCGCCAGTGGCCCGAAAGGCGCTGTCATCAGCTAA